Proteins found in one Ctenopharyngodon idella isolate HZGC_01 chromosome 16, HZGC01, whole genome shotgun sequence genomic segment:
- the lyplal1 gene encoding lysophospholipase-like protein 1 has product MNMAAVKLQKSVVSQTGKHTASVIFLHGSGDTGPGLLNWVCDVLGQNLAFENIRVVYPTAPSRPYTPMRGALSNVWFDRHKISQDCLEHLESIDSMCDNLSAIVQDEIRAGIPKHRMVIGGFSMGGAMALHLVSRYHQDVAGIFALSSFLNKDSVVYQAVENATQSPLPELLQCHGTADELVFHSWGKETNSLLKKAGLNTSFHSFPDLNHQLCRQELELLRSWILKKLSL; this is encoded by the exons ATGAATATGGCTGCAGTTAAACTACAGAAGAGTGTCGTGAGTCAGACTGGAAAACACACTGCTTCTGTTATCTTTCTTCATGGTTCAG GAGACACAGGGCCAGGTTTGCTCAACTGGGTTTGTGATGTTTTGGGACAAAACCTGGCATTTGAAAACATCCGGGTGGTTTATCCCACAGCGCCATCCAG GCCATACACACCCATGCGAGGGGCTCTGTCTAATGTGTGGTTTGATCGTCACAAGATTTCCCAGGATTGCCTGGAACACTTAGAGTCCATAGATTCCATGTGCGATAATTTAAGCGCCATTGTCCAGGATGAGATCCGAGCAGGAATACCTAAACACAGGATGGTTATTG GTGGCTTCTCTATGGGTGGTGCCATGGCACTACATCTGGTTTCCAGGTACCACCAGGATGTTGCTGGCATCTTCGCTCTGTCCAGCTTTCTTAACAAAGACTCAGTTGTATATCAG GCAGTAGAAAACGCAACACAGAGCCCCCTACCTGAGCTCCTTCAGTGTCACGGCACAGCGGATGAGCTGGTTTTCCATAGCTGGGGCAAGGAGACGAACTCACTGTTGAAGAAAGCTGGCCTCAACACTTCTTTCCATTCCTTCCCAGACCTCAACCATCAGTTGTGTCGACAAGAACTGGAGTTACTACGGTCCTGGATCCTGAAGAAACTTTCCCTTTAG